A genomic segment from Dermacentor silvarum isolate Dsil-2018 chromosome 11, BIME_Dsil_1.4, whole genome shotgun sequence encodes:
- the LOC125941535 gene encoding uncharacterized protein LOC125941535, whose product MTAPVQHNRLPTASDRQERQRRLPKTSPILKPTEADICVVGAIPASSEISGDEAHLEDQRSRRTSPPNDVDAPSTIEEPQNENAYRKQPSRTCSSPGDAAYPPLPGFRSIGVARRSTRSTPPAAPLVQVVPGLDRQGRAATPRREVGCATTALPPQPRRRAKRRHHVVNRASYRHAPFPPIRV is encoded by the exons ATGACGGCTCCGGTGCAGCACAACCGGCTCCCGACGGCAAGCGACCGCCAGGAACGCCAGCGCCGACTTCCGAAGACGTCGCCGATACTGAAACCAACCGAGGCCGACATATGCGTCGTGGGCGCTATTCCGGCGTCGTCCGAAATATCCGGGGACGAAGCCCACCTGGAAGACCAGAGGAGCCGCCGAACAAGCCCGCCCAACGACGTCGACGCTCCGTCCACCATCGAGGAACCACAAAACGAGAATGCTTACCGGAAGCAACCGTCGAGGACCTGCTCATCCCCGGGCGACGCCGCCTACCCACCGTTACCGGGATTCCGAAGCATCGGCGTCGCTCGTCGTTCTACGCGTTCTACTCCTCCGGCAGCTCCTCTGGTACAG GTGGTTCCGGGTCTCGACCGACAGGGACGCGCGGCGACTCCAAGGCGAGAAGTCGGTTGCGCGACGACTGCACTGCCTCCGCAGCCGCGCCGTCGGGCGAAACGGCGTCACCATGTCGTCAACCGTGCGTCGTACAGGCACGCCCCTTTCCCGCCTATTCGGGTCTAG